One Pseudalkalibacillus hwajinpoensis genomic window, TAATCACCTGGTAGTTCCCCTGCTTTTTCGATAGCACCTAGATAGCTTTCATAAATCGCAAACATGTAAACACAAGGATAAAACATAGCCCATTCATAATTTGTAACTGAAATTGCCTGGACGGACTTACCTTGAAAACTATAGAGAATATTCATATTAAGATTTGCATTCACATTGATCAAAAACTCAAGCCCAATAAAAAAAGCACCTCTTATGTAATTCTTATTAATGATTTGTCCAAACCCGGGAAAGGCAATACTCCACAAGAGAACTTCAATTGGATTTACTTTTCTGTTCATCCCATCACCAGCTTCTTATTGTCTCAGCTACATTTTTACCTTTTCCATATTACTGGTATTTCATCCAACTCTCATGGAATTATTTTCAGAAGTAGCACCCTTCTTTTTGATCCATACTACGGATATAAGAAAAAGAAGGGAGAAATGACTATGTTAACAACGAACCAACTTCGTTCATATAAGAAAATGATTCAAGAACGCATCCTGGCTCTTAGTGATGAATTAGATGAAAACGATGAATTTGGTGTTTCTCAGTCTTTTGCTCAACATTCTACAGGTGAACTATCCAATTACGATAATCACCCTGGCGATACGGCGACAGAATTATATGAACGCGAGAAAGATCTATCACTAAATGAACATGCAAAAACAGAATTAGCAGAACTAACAAAGGCCCTTGAACGAATTGGAAATGGAAAATACGGCATATGTGAAGTTTGTGGAAATGATATTTCAACAGAAAGACTCGCTGTCCTTCTAACTGCTTCAACATGTGTAGAACATAGTCCATCACAAAAGACATCAGACAAAAGACCAGCAGAAGAAGGGGTACTTGGCAATTCCTTCGAGGAACATGTAAACGACTCTAACGATGCTACCTTTTTTGACGCTGAAGATTCATGGCAACGAGCTGCGAAGTATGGCACATCCGAAACTCCATCAGACTTTAACGCTCCGGAAATGAACTATGACAGAATGTATATTGATTCCGATGAGCCTGTCGGATATGTCGAGGAAATCGAATCATTTTTATCAGCCGATCTAGATGGCAAACCATCTGGAGTTATTCCAAATCAACGGCATGAACGTTATGAAGACTTACTGGATGATCATGATCTGAAGGCAAGTCAGGGTACAATTGAGGATAGTGACCTCATTTAATAAAGCAGCCCGCAATAAGCGGGCTGCTTTATTACATTTCTTCTGGTGCATGTAAGCCTAGCAATCGTAAGCCTTCTTGTAAAACAATAGATACAGCTGACACAAGCTGCAGTCTCGCTTGTTTGTAAGTATGGCCATCTAAGATACGAACCTGTCCATAGTATTTATTAAAAGAACGTGAAAGTTCCAAGACAAATTTTGCGATTTGAGAAGGGTCGTATTCAGCTGCTGCTCTTTCGATTACATTTGGAAAACTAAGCAGCTTTGTAACAACTGACCAGGCTTCTTCATCTTCAAGATCTTTTATATGATCATTGGATTGAAAATCTCCTTTGCGTAGAATAGAACAGGCACGTGCATGAGTATATTGCACGTACGGACCGGTTTCACCCTCGACACGTAGCATGTCTTCAAGTGAAAACTCTATATCATTACGACGATCATTCTTTAAGTCATGAAACAATACGGCCCCTACCCCAATTTGTTCAGCAATCGCGTTTTTATTTTCTAAACTAGGATTTTTGGTTTCAATATTTACTTTTGCAAGCTCGATTGCTTCAGTCAACACTTCTTCTAACAATACTACTTTCCCTTTTCTTGTCGACATTTTCTTTCCATCTTTTAACATCATTCCAAAGTTAATATGGTGCATTTGATCTGCCCAATCGAACCCCATTTTCTTTAATACTTCAAATAATTGTTTGAAATGTAGACTCTGTTCATTCCCTACAACATAGAGAGCCTTACTAAATCCATATGTCTCATAGCGATAAATGGCCGCAGCGAGATCACGGGTTGCATAAAGTGTGGCGCCATCTTTCTTCTTAATTAGACAAGGTGGTAAACTCTCTCCAAGTTCTACTACCATGGCGCCACGAGATTCAACTAAGAGATTTTTTTCTTCAAGTAGATCAATGACGCCTTGCATTTTATCATTATAAAATGCTTCTCCATTTGTTGAATCAAAGGTAATCCCCATAAGCTCATAAATTCGATCAAACTCCTTAAGAGATTCTTCACGGAACCATTTCCATAATGAAACGGCTTCTGGGTTACCTTCTTCTAATTCTTTAAATGCCTTACGCCCCTCATCTTCAAGACCATTATCTGATTCCGCTTTTTCATGAAATTTAATATAGAGCTTAAGGAGTTCTTTAATCGTTTGCTCACGAACCTTTTGGTCCTCCCCCCACTTTCGGTAGGCCGTTATCAATTTTCCGAACTGAGTTCCCCAGTCCCCAAGATGATTAATTCGAATGGGGCGATAGCCGACTTTTTCAACAATTAGCGCTAGTGAATTGCCAATAACGGTTGAGCGTAAATGACCCATTGAGAAAGGCTTCGCTATATTAGGAGAGGAAAGATCAATCGTCACGGCCCCATCCTTTCCTACCTTAGAAGCCCCGTACTCACTTCCCTCACGGAGAATGCGACTTATTACTTCAGTACTGACCATTTTCTTATCAAGAAACACATTAATATAAGGTCCGACTGCTTCTACTTTTTCAAAGACTGCCTGATTGATTTCAGAAACAAGTTCCATCGCAATTTGATGAGGAGGCATTCGTTTCACTTTGGCAAGATCGAAGCATGGAAAGGCATAGTCACCTAAAGAGTCATGCTTAGGGAGTTCAATTCTCTGCATAATATTAAGAAAGCTCACTTCTTTTTCACATGCTTCATAAAGTTGTTGTGCAAATAATTCTTTGTAATTCATACGTTTCCTCCTATTTTTATATCCATTTGTCTATAAAAAAATCTCCGTCTCTATAAAAGAGACGGAGATGAATTCCGCGGTACCACTCTGATTGCTCAATAAACGAATTGAGCCAACTTCACTCTATAACGGGGAGCCCGACTGCTTCTACTTTATTCAAAACAGTGTCTTGAAAGTCCGGTTCATGCTTGCTAAGGCCCCGGGCTTTCACCATCCCCGGATCGCTTCATCCGTATACAAGCACTACTCTCTTTCGCATTGACGATACAATATTAGTCTTATTATAGCCGACTTCCATATAATTTCAACCACTTATTTTATAAGTCCTTTTTCCGATTCAGAATATCCATTTTTTCACCATCAGCAATACCATCCTGATACCCTTCTCGATAAATCGATGTTAAGTACATGGAAATCAGCTGTCTTACTTTTGGCTCTACGTTCACGACCTCTAAATGCTTCATACACCGATCAACTGCCAATTTTTCCTTTTGAACATTTTTAATCGTCATCGTTAGAACCACCTTCCGGATAAGTTATCCGTATTATACACCACCCTAACAATGAATTTGCACTCATTCGACAAGACTCGATTTGAATTATGTTAAAACCATACCAAAGACCAGTAAACGACGAGATCAATCACGAGATAACAAAGACTATAGACCTATCCCAGGGCATTTATAACTCTTTTAAGCCCTTCATGAATGATTCATTTTAATTCGTATACATAACTTTTCAATGATTATAACAACCTATACCTATCTAATTTTATTGAGGAGGGTGCATTGTGAGACGTAGTAAACGAAAATCAATTCGAAATGAGTCCTACCAAATTCCAACTGCTACTGAATCACATGATGCATACTATTCACTTGAAGAAAACAAAGAATATATAAAATCCAAATTCCATAATACAGAAGATATCAAATTCAGAAATATTACAGTTCAGGATGTGAAATGCCTACTTACTTATTTAGATCCGTTAGTTGATGAAAAGAAGCTTCAAAATACGATTATGAAACCATTATTTGAGACCAATCAATTAAACATCGAGGATACGGTAACCTCAAAAGAATATCGACGATCAAAGAATCTAAATGATGCTGTTTCAGGATTAACTAAGGGATTCGTAGTTCTACTAATGAACGGGTATTAACATTTTTATTTATTAGAAGCCTTCTCAGGAAATTCTAGAGCAATATCTGAGCCCATTAATGAACAAGTCGTTCGTGGTTCACATGAAGGATTTGTCGAAAATATTATGCAAAACCTACAAATGCTTCGTAGAAGAATTGAGAATCCTAACCTTGTGATTAGATTCTTTAAAGTAGGTAAAACAACAGACACGAAAATAGCTGTTATTTACTTACAGCACCTGGTTAACCCCGATCTTGTTGCTGAAATAGAAAAAAGAATCACAGCTATTAAAACCGATTCCATTCAAACACCTGGGTATGTAGAAGAATTTATCGAGGATTCTCCTTTTTCTCCATTCCCTCAGATGCTAAGTACAGAGCGACCTGACAGAATGACCGCACATATCATAGAAGGACGAATCGGTCTCTTAATGGAAGGAAGCCCTTCCACATTAATATTGCCGGTTACTTTTTTTGCTTTTTATCAATCACCCGAAGACTACAATAGCCGCTGGTATATTGGGTCAATCTTAAGATTAATTAGAGTAGCCAGTTTTATCTTTGCATTGGGGCTGCCTTCCTTATACATCGCAACTGTATCTTTTCATCCGGAAGTACTACCTGCCGAATTAATCTTAAATATTAAAAGCTCACTTGAAAACGTGCCATTCCCTCCATTACTAGAAGCTTTAATTATGCAAATTGTCCTTGAACTACTAAGAGAAGCTGCGATACGACTTCCAGGTCCTATCGCCCAAACGATTGGTATTGTAGGAGGTTTAGTTATTGGAACAGCGATTGTAGAAGCTAATCTCGTCTCTAATATGATGATTATTGTCGTAGCATTGACAGCTATATCATCCTTTGCCGTTCCATCCTATGAAATGAGTATGTCTATTAGGCTGCTTGGTTTTCCACTCATGCTTCTTTCTGCATCATTCGGATTTATTGGTCTTGTCTTTGGCCTGGCCATCATTCTAATCCATTTATGTGGCTTAGAAACTTTTGGCACACCTTATTTCTCACCGCTTGCACCATTTCGTTTCAACGAACTAAAAGATTCAATCATTCGCCTACCACGATGGTTACTCGGAAGGCGACCATCAGATGTACGTGCTCAGCATGGAACACAAGAGTGGATCTCAAGAAGGTGGAAACAAAATGAAGACGAGTAGCCAAATTAATTCGGCGCAGCTTTTTTTTATCATTTTCCAAACACAGGTTGGCGTAGGAGTTCTCTCGCTTCCTTCATCCTTATATGCAGGAGCTGGAACAGATGGATGGATTACTCTTCTTGTTACAGGTGTTGCTATCCAACTAATTATTTTTATACTTTACTTTTTAAGCAACCGTTTCCCATCATTAACGCTTTTTGAATATGGGCCAAAAATCATTGGCAAATATGCAGCATGCATCGTTTCACTTCTTTACATCTTATTCGCTATTTCTACAGCGGTTATTGTATTGGAATTGTTTGAGACAACGATCAAAACGTGGATTTTATTTCGTACACCCATGTTGGTCATCCTTTTATTGTTAACGGTAAGCGGTACCTATCTTGCAGTAGGTAGAATCAAAGTAATGGGAAGGTTTTATCAATTCGTTTCAATCCTTATTGTACCTCTAGTCATAATGTCTGCTTATACACTAAAGGATGCCGACATTCGTTACATCATGCCAATTGGTCAAAATGGCATAGGAACAATATTGAAAGCAACACAGCAAGGGATTGTGTCCATGCTGGGATTTGAAATTGTATTATTTATATACCCTTTTGTTCAGACTAAGGGTAAAACAGCACTTAAGAGTTTAACTCTTGCCAACGTAGCGGTGACACTTCTATATAGCTTTTTAACGTTTACCACATATGTGTTCTTTAGCCCCGCTCAGCTTGAAATGATTCCAGAACCTTTGGTCTATATGTTAAAAGGCGTGTCCTTTGTTATTGTTGACAGGGTCGACTTGATTTTTCTTTCTATCTGGATTGTTTCTGTGATGACTTCTTATGTGTCGTATTTATATATTGCAGGAAGAGGGATTCAACATTTAACAAAAAGAAAAAAAACAACTGGTCCTATTTTGGTAGC contains:
- a CDS encoding yteA family sporulation protein, which gives rise to MLTTNQLRSYKKMIQERILALSDELDENDEFGVSQSFAQHSTGELSNYDNHPGDTATELYEREKDLSLNEHAKTELAELTKALERIGNGKYGICEVCGNDISTERLAVLLTASTCVEHSPSQKTSDKRPAEEGVLGNSFEEHVNDSNDATFFDAEDSWQRAAKYGTSETPSDFNAPEMNYDRMYIDSDEPVGYVEEIESFLSADLDGKPSGVIPNQRHERYEDLLDDHDLKASQGTIEDSDLI
- the argS gene encoding arginine--tRNA ligase, which encodes MNYKELFAQQLYEACEKEVSFLNIMQRIELPKHDSLGDYAFPCFDLAKVKRMPPHQIAMELVSEINQAVFEKVEAVGPYINVFLDKKMVSTEVISRILREGSEYGASKVGKDGAVTIDLSSPNIAKPFSMGHLRSTVIGNSLALIVEKVGYRPIRINHLGDWGTQFGKLITAYRKWGEDQKVREQTIKELLKLYIKFHEKAESDNGLEDEGRKAFKELEEGNPEAVSLWKWFREESLKEFDRIYELMGITFDSTNGEAFYNDKMQGVIDLLEEKNLLVESRGAMVVELGESLPPCLIKKKDGATLYATRDLAAAIYRYETYGFSKALYVVGNEQSLHFKQLFEVLKKMGFDWADQMHHINFGMMLKDGKKMSTRKGKVVLLEEVLTEAIELAKVNIETKNPSLENKNAIAEQIGVGAVLFHDLKNDRRNDIEFSLEDMLRVEGETGPYVQYTHARACSILRKGDFQSNDHIKDLEDEEAWSVVTKLLSFPNVIERAAAEYDPSQIAKFVLELSRSFNKYYGQVRILDGHTYKQARLQLVSAVSIVLQEGLRLLGLHAPEEM
- a CDS encoding GerAB/ArcD/ProY family transporter, whose amino-acid sequence is MKTSSQINSAQLFFIIFQTQVGVGVLSLPSSLYAGAGTDGWITLLVTGVAIQLIIFILYFLSNRFPSLTLFEYGPKIIGKYAACIVSLLYILFAISTAVIVLELFETTIKTWILFRTPMLVILLLLTVSGTYLAVGRIKVMGRFYQFVSILIVPLVIMSAYTLKDADIRYIMPIGQNGIGTILKATQQGIVSMLGFEIVLFIYPFVQTKGKTALKSLTLANVAVTLLYSFLTFTTYVFFSPAQLEMIPEPLVYMLKGVSFVIVDRVDLIFLSIWIVSVMTSYVSYLYIAGRGIQHLTKRKKTTGPILVAAFTALILAMFSHDRYTVEMLSGYHAKASYFFALGFPLVLFLMSLLFKKKEESP